From the genome of Bradyrhizobium sp. G127:
TTTTTTCTTCGAAAGCTTTAATGCGCGCGCTTTCACCGAAGCCGTCGGAAAAGCTGTCACTTTCGTACAGGATAATTTCTCTCGTTCGACGAAGGGCGTTGTACGCGGCATGCACTATCAGGTCGTCCATCCGCAGGGGAAATTTGTTCGTGTGACGTCAGGCGAGGTTTTTGACGTCGCAGTTGATATAAGGCGAAACTCTCCAACCTTCGGAAAATGGGTCGGCGAATATCTGTCAGCGAACAACGGAAAAGCGTTATGGGTGCCTGAGGGCTTCGCCCATGGATTTCTGGTTCTATCCGATACCGCCGACTTTCAATACAAAGTGACCGACTATTGGTATGCTGAACACGAACGATGCCTCCGGTATGACGATCCGGATGTCGCGATCGAATGGCCGTCACTTTCCCCACAATCAAAATCATCCATTCCCCCTGTCCTGTCCGACAAGGACAGACAGGGTGCCCCGCTTCATGCGCTGGAGCCCCTCTAGTTTACGAGACAGTCATGGCAATCCAATTGTTCGTGCCCAATTTTCGCGTTGAAGAATGCCTCGCAGAAATCCGCGAGTGCCTTGAAAAGGGCTGGACTGGCCTCGGCTTCAAAACCGTCGAAATTGAAACGGCGTGGAAGGAATATACGCAACTTCCGCACGCTCATTTCCTGAACTCAAATACAGTTGGCCTTCATCTTGCCTTTGAACTCTTCAAATCAAAATTCGGATGGAACGACGACGACGAAGTCATCACGACTCCGCTGACATTCGTCTCAACCAATCATGCCATTTTGTACGCCGGGCTAAAGCCGGTGTTTGCGGATGTCGACGACTATCTCTGCCTTGACCCAGACAGCGTGATCAAACGCATTACCCCAAGAACGAAGGCCCTCATATTCGTGGGTATTGGCGGAAATTCTGGACAGTATGAGAAAATCCTGGAAATTTGCCGCGCCCGCAACATCAAGCTTGTCCTCGACGCGGCACACATGTCGGGAACGCGTGTTGGCGGAAAACATATCGGCAACGACGCCGATGTCACCGTCTTCAGTTTTCAGGCCGTCAAGAATCTGCCAACTGCAGACTCCGGAATGATCTGCTTCAAAGAAGCGGACGACGACGAGCGCGTTCGCAAGCTGACATGGCTTGGCATCAACAAG
Proteins encoded in this window:
- the rfbC gene encoding dTDP-4-dehydrorhamnose 3,5-epimerase gives rise to the protein MIAAALAIPEVIVFEAKVFTDSRGFFFESFNARAFTEAVGKAVTFVQDNFSRSTKGVVRGMHYQVVHPQGKFVRVTSGEVFDVAVDIRRNSPTFGKWVGEYLSANNGKALWVPEGFAHGFLVLSDTADFQYKVTDYWYAEHERCLRYDDPDVAIEWPSLSPQSKSSIPPVLSDKDRQGAPLHALEPL
- a CDS encoding DegT/DnrJ/EryC1/StrS family aminotransferase — its product is MAIQLFVPNFRVEECLAEIRECLEKGWTGLGFKTVEIETAWKEYTQLPHAHFLNSNTVGLHLAFELFKSKFGWNDDDEVITTPLTFVSTNHAILYAGLKPVFADVDDYLCLDPDSVIKRITPRTKALIFVGIGGNSGQYEKILEICRARNIKLVLDAAHMSGTRVGGKHIGNDADVTVFSFQAVKNLPTADSGMICFKEADDDERVRKLTWLGINKDTYARTASQSAYKWMYDVEEVGYKYHGNSIMAAIALVQLKYLDIDNAYRRQLATWYGQNLKDRNNVAVVQTAQGCESAQHLLQIRVQNRDALMIALNEHDIFPGVHYRDNTDYRMYAFAQGTCPNAAGASKEIISLPMHLRMTKSDVDRISELVVKYAQ